One genomic window of Mucilaginibacter sp. SJ includes the following:
- a CDS encoding FecR family protein encodes MSEIYARLDYLFNTYYNGTATPAERDELFEIINSSATDAELASLIHHVWDKLDDNGPLFDRSKSEDMLAGILRANTEQPAQVQIRNNNLMWRRLGVAVSFLFLVGFGAYIYNNQKKQIVAKKSIAKTRTKNDALPGGNKAILTLASGKTITLDSAQNGLLAQQGTTKINKTRNGQLVYEAGTNADAPVINTISTPRGGQYQLVLPDGSKVCLNSASSLSFPTRFTGKTREVTITGEAYFEVAKNPQMPFRVKSDNTTVEVLGTHFNIMAYSDETEMKTTLLEGSIKISNGTANGILKPGQQAVLNKAGKLKLLNDVDVDDEIAWKDGIFQFRDAGIDAIMRQAARWYDVEVAYEGKIPQREFTGRISRNVKASQLMNMLGYAGIKFKIENKRITIQQ; translated from the coding sequence ATGAGCGAAATTTACGCCCGGCTTGATTATTTGTTTAACACTTATTATAACGGCACTGCTACGCCAGCCGAGCGCGATGAATTATTTGAGATCATCAATTCATCGGCAACTGATGCGGAGCTGGCATCGCTCATACATCATGTCTGGGATAAGCTTGACGATAACGGGCCGCTTTTTGACCGGTCGAAAAGTGAAGACATGCTTGCCGGTATCTTGAGGGCTAATACCGAACAGCCCGCTCAAGTGCAGATAAGGAATAATAATTTAATGTGGAGAAGGTTAGGTGTTGCTGTTTCATTCTTATTTCTTGTTGGGTTTGGCGCTTACATTTACAACAATCAAAAAAAACAGATTGTTGCAAAAAAAAGTATTGCCAAAACGCGTACTAAAAATGATGCTTTACCGGGCGGTAACAAAGCCATTTTAACCCTGGCCAGCGGTAAAACTATTACGCTTGATAGTGCACAAAATGGTTTGCTGGCACAACAGGGTACCACTAAGATCAATAAAACCCGCAACGGTCAGCTGGTATATGAAGCCGGTACTAATGCCGATGCTCCGGTTATAAATACTATCTCAACTCCGCGTGGCGGCCAATATCAGCTGGTTTTGCCGGATGGGAGCAAGGTTTGTTTAAATTCGGCATCATCATTAAGCTTTCCAACAAGGTTTACGGGCAAAACGCGCGAGGTCACCATCACCGGCGAAGCTTACTTTGAGGTTGCCAAAAATCCGCAGATGCCTTTCAGAGTTAAATCCGATAACACAACAGTTGAGGTTTTAGGTACGCATTTTAATATCATGGCCTACAGTGACGAGACCGAAATGAAAACCACATTATTAGAAGGCTCAATAAAAATAAGCAATGGCACTGCAAACGGTATTTTAAAACCCGGACAGCAGGCTGTGCTCAATAAAGCCGGCAAGCTCAAGCTACTTAACGATGTTGATGTAGATGATGAAATAGCCTGGAAAGATGGCATTTTTCAATTCAGAGATGCGGGGATAGATGCCATTATGAGGCAGGCTGCCCGTTGGTATGATGTTGAGGTGGCCTACGAAGGCAAAATACCCCAGCGCGAATTTACAGGCCGGATTTCCCGAAATGTAAAAGCATCTCAATTAATGAATATGCTTGGCTACGCCGGGATAAAATTTAAAATTGAAAATAAGCGCATTACCATACAGCAATAG
- a CDS encoding trimeric intracellular cation channel family protein: MLHILYIIAIIAEAMTAALSAGRRDMDWVGVCIIAWVTALGGGTVRNILFNHYPMSWVEHPEYLVITAAAAILAAVIARLMTKMKTLFLYLDALGLVVFTIIGCQIAEQIDLPWLIILLSGMITGCAGGVLRDVLCNEVPLLFRKEVYASASIVTGACYLGLEHMGAPNGVAIVIACVIGLALRLFSIKYNWQMPKFVYREEWH, translated from the coding sequence ATGCTTCACATTCTTTACATTATAGCCATTATTGCTGAGGCCATGACGGCGGCACTCTCTGCCGGGCGAAGAGATATGGATTGGGTTGGCGTTTGTATTATTGCCTGGGTTACGGCATTAGGCGGCGGCACCGTTCGCAACATATTGTTTAATCATTACCCCATGAGTTGGGTTGAACATCCCGAGTATTTAGTGATCACCGCAGCAGCAGCCATATTAGCCGCTGTTATTGCCCGCCTCATGACCAAAATGAAAACGCTGTTCCTTTATCTTGATGCCTTGGGATTGGTGGTATTCACTATCATCGGCTGCCAGATAGCGGAGCAAATTGATCTGCCCTGGCTTATCATTTTGCTAAGCGGCATGATAACCGGCTGTGCAGGCGGTGTGCTTCGCGATGTTTTGTGTAATGAAGTACCTTTGCTGTTCCGTAAGGAGGTTTACGCCAGTGCATCCATTGTAACTGGGGCATGCTATTTAGGTCTCGAACATATGGGTGCGCCCAATGGGGTGGCAATTGTAATAGCTTGTGTTATTGGCCTTGCATTACGTTTATTTTCTATCAAATACAACTGGCAAATGCCCAAGTTTGTGTACCGGGAAGAATGGCATTAA
- a CDS encoding threonine aldolase family protein, whose amino-acid sequence MITVDFRSDTVTKPTPGMLEAMWSAKVGDDVFGEDETINALEAKAAAMFGMEAAIFCPSGTMTNQIAIKCFTQPLDELIADQTAHVYRYEGGGIAFNSAVSTRLLNGYRGILTPEMIEPEINAENIHYPHTSLVVLENTVNKGGGSCYTLEHIKPIAGLCREKGLKLHLDGARIFNALTHTGDAAVDYGQYFNGISVCLSKGLGAPVGSVLLADEETIKYARRIRKVLGGGMRQAGFLAAAGIYALDHHVERLKTDHAHARILGEELGRLPWVSNVIPVETNIVLFDTVEPAVAVLAKLAEKGIRASDTDKNRIRFVTHLDVHAEQVEYTIGVLKGL is encoded by the coding sequence ATGATCACTGTTGATTTCCGAAGCGATACTGTAACCAAGCCAACCCCAGGCATGCTTGAAGCTATGTGGAGCGCCAAAGTAGGGGATGATGTTTTTGGCGAAGACGAAACCATAAATGCCCTTGAAGCTAAAGCTGCCGCTATGTTTGGTATGGAAGCTGCTATTTTTTGCCCGTCGGGCACCATGACCAACCAGATAGCAATTAAATGTTTTACCCAGCCGCTTGATGAGCTTATTGCCGATCAAACCGCACATGTTTACAGGTACGAGGGCGGGGGCATTGCTTTTAATTCGGCAGTATCAACCCGGTTGTTGAATGGTTACCGGGGCATCCTTACGCCCGAAATGATAGAGCCGGAGATCAATGCCGAAAACATCCATTACCCACATACCAGTTTGGTGGTGCTCGAGAACACGGTTAATAAGGGCGGCGGCAGTTGCTATACGCTTGAACATATCAAACCCATTGCCGGCCTGTGCCGCGAGAAAGGTTTAAAGCTTCACCTTGATGGTGCCCGGATCTTTAACGCGCTTACCCACACAGGTGATGCAGCAGTTGATTACGGTCAATATTTTAATGGGATTTCAGTTTGCCTTTCTAAAGGATTAGGCGCACCCGTAGGCTCGGTTTTATTAGCTGATGAGGAAACTATCAAATATGCCCGTCGTATCCGCAAGGTATTGGGTGGCGGTATGCGCCAGGCAGGCTTTTTAGCTGCCGCGGGGATTTATGCGCTTGATCATCATGTTGAACGCTTGAAGACAGACCATGCCCACGCGCGTATTCTCGGCGAGGAACTGGGCCGCTTGCCGTGGGTAAGCAATGTAATTCCGGTTGAAACCAATATTGTTTTATTTGATACGGTTGAACCGGCTGTTGCGGTGCTTGCCAAACTTGCAGAAAAAGGCATTAGGGCCAGCGACACAGATAAAAACCGGATCCGCTTTGTAACTCATTTAGATGTGCATGCCGAACAGGTGGAATATACAATAGGGGTATTAAAGGGGTTGTAA
- a CDS encoding RagB/SusD family nutrient uptake outer membrane protein — MKFNFKKYRVGGLLLILAAATGSGCKKYLDEKNKSNFVKDSYFASSNQAQTFVNGLYNVMYFFQNGDAYGESPFITLELFAGHATSLGQSVNNGNVIHQRTDAVNPGFETVWYNCYKGIANANLAIEKIPGISPMDDGLKKKLIGEAYFFRAFYYYHLVRLYGDVPLITASQTVSSPDLYPSRTPVADVYKQIVSDLQAAEASGMPNTDATGRVSLGAVKTLLASVYLTTAGFPLKQTENYAKAASEIEPVLGWYSLFSDYAFLHDNAHKNQQELIFQINYLVGTQTNAIPQLTIPFNLLVGAYGDHLGAMIPTNQFVASYEAGDLRIQERQFYFSSYPQYGNPGNIIQFGEHALYKYFHVESAAQSGRSDENWTLLRLPEAQLIYAEATNEVSGPTAEAYAAVNAIRARAKLAPLSNLTKDTFRQAIWRERYHELAYENKAYFDMQRTHMAYLPQSNTFADPTASQTEQGVTFKTQYYLWPIPQREISTNSKLTQNPGW, encoded by the coding sequence ATGAAATTTAACTTTAAAAAATACAGGGTAGGTGGTTTGTTACTTATCCTTGCTGCTGCTACAGGCAGTGGTTGCAAAAAATATCTCGATGAAAAAAATAAGAGCAACTTTGTTAAGGATAGTTATTTTGCCAGCTCAAACCAGGCCCAAACCTTTGTAAACGGCTTATATAACGTAATGTATTTTTTCCAAAATGGAGATGCTTACGGTGAGAGCCCTTTTATTACACTGGAGTTGTTTGCCGGCCATGCCACTTCGTTAGGACAGAGCGTAAACAATGGTAATGTGATCCATCAGCGTACCGATGCAGTTAATCCTGGTTTTGAAACAGTATGGTACAACTGCTACAAGGGTATCGCAAATGCAAATCTTGCCATTGAAAAGATCCCAGGCATATCACCTATGGATGATGGATTAAAAAAGAAACTGATAGGTGAAGCTTACTTTTTCAGGGCATTTTATTATTACCACCTGGTGCGTTTATATGGCGATGTTCCGCTGATTACCGCATCGCAAACAGTGAGCAGCCCTGATCTGTATCCTTCACGTACACCTGTGGCCGATGTTTATAAACAAATCGTCAGCGATTTACAGGCAGCCGAAGCATCAGGCATGCCAAATACTGATGCAACCGGTCGCGTTTCATTGGGGGCTGTTAAAACCTTATTGGCCAGCGTTTACTTAACAACAGCAGGCTTCCCGCTAAAACAAACCGAAAACTATGCCAAGGCAGCATCAGAAATTGAGCCTGTTTTAGGTTGGTACTCTTTGTTTTCTGATTATGCATTCCTGCATGATAATGCGCACAAAAATCAGCAGGAATTAATATTCCAGATCAATTACCTGGTAGGTACTCAAACTAATGCTATCCCTCAGCTAACTATTCCATTTAACCTGTTGGTTGGTGCGTATGGCGACCACCTGGGTGCTATGATCCCAACTAACCAGTTTGTGGCAAGTTATGAGGCAGGCGACCTTCGTATCCAGGAACGCCAGTTTTATTTCTCAAGCTATCCTCAATATGGTAACCCCGGCAACATCATTCAGTTTGGCGAACATGCGCTTTACAAATACTTCCATGTTGAAAGTGCGGCTCAAAGCGGTCGAAGTGATGAGAACTGGACTTTATTGCGTTTGCCCGAAGCTCAGTTGATCTATGCTGAAGCAACTAATGAGGTGAGCGGGCCAACTGCTGAAGCTTATGCCGCTGTTAATGCTATCCGTGCACGCGCTAAACTTGCGCCATTGAGTAATTTAACCAAAGATACCTTCCGCCAGGCAATCTGGAGGGAGCGCTATCATGAACTCGCTTATGAAAATAAGGCATACTTTGATATGCAGCGTACCCATATGGCCTACCTGCCGCAATCAAACACTTTTGCCGACCCTACCGCTTCGCAAACAGAGCAGGGCGTAACCTTTAAAACTCAATATTACCTGTGGCCTATACCACAGCGTGAAATCAGCACTAACAGTAAATTAACCCAAAATCCGGGTTGGTAA
- a CDS encoding GH92 family glycosyl hydrolase, translating into MKKALVLITSVLLASGTFAQQVNKVIDPVEYINPLMGTDSHYDLSNGNTYPAIALPWGMNFWTPQTGVMGDGWAYTYDAHKIRGFKQTHQPSPWMNDYGQFAIMPVTKHAVVSQNKRASWFSHKAETAKPYYYSVYLADHDVTTEITPTERSAQFRFTYPKTDSSFIVIDALNKGSYVKIMPDQKKIVGYSTKYARGPLKNFKNYFVIYVDKPITYAHTFSDTTQADGLELKAEHASALIGFKTTQGEKVHLRVASSFISIEQAELNLEREQGKDSFDVTCQKAKAVWNKTLNHLQVEGGSVDQMRTFYSCFYRMVFFPNKLYEIDKDNKIVHYSASTGKVFPGYKFAGTGFWDTFRALYPFLNLVYPSINKEMQEGLINDYKEGGWLPEWSSPGYSAVMIGNNSASVVSEAYLKGLRGYDINILWDALVHGANNAGPQATGRQGVEYYNKLGYVPYDVKINENAARTLEYAYDDFAIYKLGKALGKPESEIGIYKKRAMNYKNLFDPETKLMRGKNQDGTFEKPFSPFKWGDAFTEGNSWHYSWSVFQDMQGLIDLMGGRQKFIAKLDSVFTMPPVFDDSYYGETIHEIREMQIMNMGQYAHGNQPIQHMIYLYNYAGEPWKTQFHVRDAMEKLYKATPDGYCGDEDNGQTSAWYVFSAMGFYPVTPASDQYVLGTPLFKKITLNLENGKKVVINAANNSPANKYINTLNVSGKPYDLTWLSHSELKKGAVLNFNMAPQPNKARGVKVSDVPYSLSTE; encoded by the coding sequence ATGAAAAAAGCCCTGGTACTTATCACATCAGTGTTGTTGGCGTCGGGTACTTTTGCTCAGCAGGTAAATAAGGTTATCGATCCTGTTGAATACATCAATCCGTTGATGGGTACCGATTCGCACTACGACCTTTCAAATGGTAACACTTATCCCGCTATTGCCCTTCCCTGGGGGATGAATTTCTGGACACCGCAAACCGGCGTTATGGGCGATGGATGGGCGTATACTTACGACGCGCACAAGATCCGCGGTTTTAAACAAACCCACCAGCCATCACCATGGATGAACGACTATGGGCAGTTTGCCATTATGCCGGTTACCAAACATGCAGTAGTAAGCCAAAATAAGAGGGCGAGCTGGTTTTCACACAAAGCCGAAACTGCCAAACCATACTATTATAGTGTGTACCTGGCCGATCATGATGTAACTACCGAAATTACTCCAACCGAGCGTTCGGCACAATTCAGGTTTACTTATCCTAAAACTGATAGCTCTTTTATTGTAATTGATGCGCTGAACAAAGGCTCATATGTAAAGATCATGCCCGATCAGAAGAAGATTGTAGGCTACTCAACCAAATATGCGCGCGGCCCGCTTAAAAACTTTAAAAACTATTTTGTTATTTATGTAGATAAGCCAATCACCTATGCGCATACTTTCAGCGATACTACCCAGGCCGATGGCCTGGAACTAAAAGCTGAGCACGCAAGTGCTTTGATAGGTTTTAAAACAACTCAAGGCGAAAAGGTTCATTTGCGCGTAGCTTCATCATTCATCAGCATTGAACAGGCCGAGCTAAACCTGGAGCGTGAGCAGGGTAAAGACAGCTTTGATGTAACCTGCCAAAAAGCCAAAGCCGTTTGGAACAAAACATTGAACCATTTACAGGTTGAAGGTGGCTCTGTCGACCAGATGCGCACTTTTTACTCATGTTTTTACCGCATGGTTTTCTTCCCGAACAAATTATATGAGATAGATAAGGATAACAAGATTGTACACTATAGCGCATCTACAGGTAAAGTATTCCCCGGTTATAAATTCGCGGGAACGGGCTTTTGGGATACCTTTAGGGCGTTGTATCCCTTCCTGAACCTGGTTTATCCATCCATCAACAAAGAAATGCAGGAAGGCCTCATCAATGATTATAAAGAAGGTGGATGGCTGCCTGAATGGTCAAGCCCTGGTTATTCGGCTGTGATGATCGGTAATAACTCGGCATCAGTGGTGTCTGAAGCTTATTTAAAAGGTTTGCGTGGTTACGATATCAACATCTTATGGGATGCTTTGGTACACGGCGCTAACAATGCTGGTCCGCAGGCTACGGGCAGACAGGGGGTGGAGTACTATAATAAATTAGGTTATGTGCCTTATGATGTTAAAATTAATGAGAATGCTGCCCGTACATTGGAATATGCATATGATGATTTTGCCATTTATAAATTAGGTAAAGCACTGGGCAAACCCGAATCGGAGATTGGTATTTATAAAAAACGTGCCATGAATTATAAAAACCTGTTTGATCCGGAAACAAAACTGATGCGCGGTAAAAACCAGGATGGTACTTTTGAAAAACCATTCAGTCCGTTTAAATGGGGCGATGCGTTTACCGAAGGTAACAGCTGGCATTACAGTTGGAGCGTTTTTCAGGATATGCAGGGCCTGATTGACCTGATGGGCGGCAGGCAGAAATTTATCGCCAAACTGGATTCGGTATTTACCATGCCCCCGGTATTTGACGATAGCTATTATGGCGAAACCATTCACGAGATCCGTGAAATGCAGATCATGAATATGGGGCAATACGCCCACGGCAACCAGCCTATTCAACATATGATTTACTTGTACAATTATGCAGGTGAACCATGGAAAACCCAGTTCCATGTGCGTGATGCTATGGAGAAGTTATACAAAGCTACTCCGGATGGTTATTGCGGTGATGAGGACAACGGCCAAACATCGGCCTGGTATGTGTTCTCGGCCATGGGTTTTTACCCGGTAACGCCGGCCAGTGATCAGTACGTTTTGGGTACACCACTGTTTAAGAAAATTACGCTAAACCTTGAGAACGGTAAAAAGGTAGTGATCAATGCAGCTAACAACAGCCCGGCTAATAAATATATCAATACGTTAAACGTTAGCGGCAAGCCATATGATTTAACCTGGTTAAGCCATTCGGAACTTAAAAAAGGAGCGGTACTTAACTTTAATATGGCTCCTCAGCCTAATAAGGCAAGAGGCGTGAAGGTAAGTGATGTTCCATATTCGTTGAGTACGGAGTAG
- a CDS encoding TonB-dependent receptor → MNFNSKATPLAWPQLRKFILAMKLTAFIIIAALTNVSAKSYSQIVTLHQKNTTVEKVLRSIEKQTGYHFMYDKQDVSKAGAINIEVANVSIENALDQCFKDQPLTYKIFDQTIVVKKKDEPIVSQVAVAPIKVTGTVSDAKGPLPGVTVKVKGTNVGVQTDVNGKYNINAPDGNGTLVFTFIGYTTKEVPIGGKSQIDVVLTEEPKALSEVVVVGYGTARKVDLTGSVGSVGAKQLQERPQTNLEQELSGKIAGVNVSSNSGAPGGATKIRIRGYSSINTNTDPLYVVDGVVWTEGGNAINPNDIESIDVLKDASSTAIYGTRGANGVILVTTKRGKKGGTISYDAYMAVNHMFKEIPVLNSKQFMQIEDVSYANIKKYDPTGWAAGDYTDRNPVTQRTALIGKLFDQNLNPLYDVDWQKATTRTSVSQNHNVSFTGGAENVNYGLFLNYADDEGIILNSYLKRYNVRLTVDNQIKPWVKVGATLNYNYQDGRNQDQGTGGNNIPRMLIEMVPFIPVKYPDGTYGKRTDYPNLEGGDNPVAQANEIQSLTRNRIFSGNGYLNLNLLPGLEFRSVLGVTTSANYNPASQSGLVGGPVAGQSYSSASIEEFNRTFWQWQNYFTYNKTFNKVHSINLVAGAERQNYQQLRLKGSTGTLSDDFYEYYNLSAGIVPNKPESDYDAWQMQSFFARLNYNYNEKYLLTLTGREDGSSRFGTNKKYGFFPSAAFAWRVSQEDFLKNNKTISDLKLRLSYGLTGNSEIGEYRSLANINTVGYAFGGNSAVGTTQTSIGNEDLQWEKTAEYDLGFSLGLFNNRLNIEADAYLKKTKALLLNAPLPETSGFQTVYKNIGKLQNKGLEFTINATPIKTQDFTWNTTFNISFLKNKILQLGASNDDIFLAPTFLSQFNLMRVGLPAGSFYGYKVLGTWGTAEATEAAKYGLLPGDLKIQDTNGDGKVSADDKVVLGKSIPDGYGTFSNNFRYKNVDLGVDLQFNYGNQIMNLTRHSGQDRTGQANSYATVLNAWTPTNQNTSIAESRPAYVRYQTEIYSTKVESGNFIRGRAVTLGYTFNDNILKKLKLSRLRVYAQAQNLFLITKYTGYDPEVSTYNASSNFTQGIQFYDYPKPRTFLLGVNVSL, encoded by the coding sequence ATGAATTTTAATTCTAAGGCCACGCCTTTGGCATGGCCTCAATTACGCAAATTTATATTGGCCATGAAGCTAACTGCCTTTATTATAATTGCGGCCCTTACCAATGTGAGTGCCAAAAGTTATAGCCAGATAGTTACTTTGCACCAAAAAAACACTACCGTTGAAAAAGTACTCCGCTCCATTGAAAAACAAACAGGTTATCATTTCATGTATGATAAGCAGGATGTATCAAAGGCCGGAGCAATCAACATTGAAGTTGCAAACGTATCTATAGAGAATGCGCTTGATCAATGCTTTAAAGATCAGCCGCTTACCTACAAAATTTTTGATCAAACCATTGTTGTTAAAAAGAAGGATGAGCCCATTGTATCCCAGGTAGCTGTTGCCCCGATTAAGGTAACGGGTACGGTAAGCGATGCCAAAGGCCCACTCCCGGGTGTTACTGTTAAGGTAAAAGGCACCAATGTTGGTGTACAGACTGATGTTAACGGTAAATACAACATTAATGCACCCGATGGTAATGGTACACTGGTATTTACATTTATCGGATATACCACCAAAGAAGTACCTATTGGCGGCAAAAGCCAGATTGATGTTGTTTTGACAGAAGAGCCCAAAGCCTTGAGCGAGGTGGTTGTAGTTGGTTACGGTACTGCCAGAAAGGTAGACCTTACCGGTTCGGTAGGTAGCGTAGGCGCAAAGCAATTACAGGAGCGTCCGCAAACCAATCTTGAGCAGGAATTGTCTGGTAAAATTGCCGGCGTGAACGTATCAAGTAACTCTGGCGCACCAGGCGGTGCAACCAAGATCCGTATCCGTGGTTACAGTTCTATCAATACCAATACCGATCCGTTATATGTTGTAGATGGCGTGGTTTGGACTGAAGGCGGTAATGCCATCAACCCTAACGATATCGAATCTATCGACGTTTTGAAGGATGCTTCATCAACTGCTATTTATGGTACCCGTGGTGCAAACGGCGTAATTTTGGTTACTACCAAAAGAGGTAAAAAAGGTGGTACTATTTCATATGATGCCTATATGGCAGTAAATCATATGTTTAAGGAGATACCCGTTCTTAACTCAAAACAGTTTATGCAGATTGAGGATGTTTCTTACGCCAATATCAAAAAATATGACCCTACCGGCTGGGCTGCGGGCGACTATACCGACCGTAACCCGGTAACGCAAAGAACAGCCCTTATCGGTAAACTGTTCGATCAAAATTTGAATCCATTGTATGATGTTGACTGGCAAAAAGCCACAACACGTACTTCGGTAAGCCAAAACCACAACGTTTCGTTCACCGGTGGTGCCGAAAATGTAAACTATGGCTTGTTCCTGAACTATGCCGATGATGAAGGTATTATCCTTAACAGCTATCTGAAACGTTATAATGTGCGTTTAACGGTTGATAACCAGATAAAACCATGGGTAAAAGTTGGTGCTACATTAAACTACAACTACCAGGATGGCCGTAACCAGGATCAGGGTACAGGCGGCAACAACATTCCGCGTATGTTGATTGAGATGGTGCCTTTTATTCCTGTTAAATACCCTGACGGAACTTATGGTAAACGTACCGATTATCCTAACCTTGAAGGCGGTGATAACCCGGTAGCACAAGCCAACGAAATTCAGTCACTTACCCGTAACCGTATCTTCAGCGGTAATGGTTATTTGAATTTAAACCTGCTGCCAGGTCTTGAATTCCGCAGCGTTTTAGGTGTAACTACATCTGCTAATTATAACCCGGCTTCGCAAAGCGGTCTTGTTGGTGGTCCGGTTGCAGGTCAAAGCTATAGCTCGGCCTCAATAGAGGAGTTTAACAGGACGTTTTGGCAATGGCAAAACTATTTTACTTACAACAAAACCTTTAACAAGGTACATTCTATAAACCTTGTTGCAGGTGCTGAACGTCAAAACTACCAGCAACTTCGTTTAAAAGGATCAACGGGTACATTATCTGACGATTTTTATGAATATTATAACCTATCTGCCGGTATTGTACCTAATAAGCCAGAGTCTGATTATGATGCATGGCAAATGCAGTCGTTTTTTGCCAGATTGAACTATAATTACAACGAGAAATACCTGTTAACTTTAACGGGACGTGAAGACGGCTCCTCACGTTTTGGTACTAATAAAAAGTACGGCTTTTTCCCTTCTGCGGCGTTTGCATGGCGCGTATCTCAGGAAGATTTCTTAAAAAACAATAAAACTATATCCGACCTTAAATTAAGGTTGAGCTACGGCTTGACCGGTAACTCCGAAATTGGTGAGTACCGTTCGCTCGCAAACATTAATACGGTTGGCTACGCCTTTGGCGGCAACAGTGCGGTAGGTACTACGCAAACCTCGATAGGTAACGAGGATCTGCAATGGGAAAAAACCGCGGAGTATGATTTGGGCTTTTCATTGGGCTTGTTTAACAATCGTTTAAACATTGAAGCAGATGCTTATCTGAAAAAGACAAAAGCATTGCTTTTAAATGCACCGCTGCCAGAAACAAGCGGTTTTCAAACCGTGTATAAAAATATAGGTAAGCTGCAAAACAAAGGTCTCGAATTCACGATCAATGCTACTCCTATAAAAACACAGGATTTTACCTGGAATACTACATTTAATATTTCTTTCCTGAAAAATAAGATCCTGCAGTTAGGTGCATCTAATGATGATATCTTCCTTGCTCCAACTTTCCTTTCGCAATTTAACCTGATGCGGGTTGGTCTTCCGGCCGGTAGTTTTTATGGTTACAAAGTGCTTGGAACCTGGGGAACTGCTGAGGCTACCGAAGCTGCTAAATATGGCTTGTTACCAGGCGACCTGAAAATACAGGATACCAATGGCGATGGCAAAGTTAGCGCTGACGATAAAGTGGTATTAGGTAAATCAATACCTGATGGTTATGGTACTTTCAGCAACAACTTCCGTTACAAAAACGTTGACCTGGGTGTTGATCTGCAATTTAATTACGGTAATCAGATCATGAACCTTACCCGCCACTCGGGCCAGGACCGCACTGGTCAGGCAAACAGCTATGCTACTGTACTTAACGCCTGGACACCGACTAACCAAAATACCAGCATTGCCGAAAGCAGGCCCGCTTATGTGCGTTATCAAACCGAAATTTATTCAACCAAAGTTGAAAGCGGTAATTTTATTCGCGGCAGGGCGGTAACACTTGGTTATACTTTTAATGACAATATTCTTAAAAAGTTAAAGTTAAGCCGTTTAAGGGTGTATGCGCAGGCACAAAACCTGTTCCTGATAACCAAATACACCGGTTATGATCCAGAGGTATCAACATACAATGCCTCAAGCAACTTCACCCAGGGTATCCAGTTTTATGATTATCCAAAACCACGTACTTTCCTGTTAGGTGTTAATGTTAGTCTTTAA
- a CDS encoding RNA polymerase sigma factor, which translates to MFEFTQSNEKELLLQVAQGNEFAFRQLFSVYHQRLGVHILRITHSAELAEEVVQDVFMKIWMTRETLTGVDNFKAYLFVISKNHALNCLRKVAREQMQLKELEETRIVPFNAEVQETDHYYNLIDEAIDQLPPQQQKVYLMSRHNRLKYHEIADELELSRETVKKYLQIATTSIKDYVHEHMEAIALVMALIHFFIFFKK; encoded by the coding sequence ATGTTTGAATTTACTCAATCAAATGAGAAGGAACTGCTTTTGCAAGTGGCTCAGGGTAATGAGTTTGCTTTTCGTCAATTGTTTTCTGTTTATCACCAGCGTTTAGGCGTTCATATCTTGCGTATAACCCATTCTGCTGAACTGGCTGAAGAGGTTGTACAGGATGTGTTTATGAAGATCTGGATGACCCGCGAAACGCTTACGGGGGTTGATAATTTCAAAGCTTACCTGTTTGTAATTTCAAAAAATCATGCTTTAAACTGTTTACGCAAAGTTGCCCGCGAGCAGATGCAGCTTAAAGAGTTGGAAGAAACCCGTATTGTACCTTTTAATGCCGAAGTACAGGAAACAGATCATTATTATAATTTGATTGATGAGGCCATTGATCAGCTGCCGCCTCAGCAGCAAAAGGTTTACCTCATGAGCAGGCATAACCGCTTAAAGTATCATGAAATTGCCGATGAGCTCGAGCTATCGCGCGAAACCGTAAAGAAATACCTTCAAATTGCCACCACGTCTATAAAAGATTATGTGCATGAACATATGGAGGCAATAGCGTTAGTAATGGCGCTGATTCATTTTTTTATTTTTTTTAAAAAGTAA